From Gimesia panareensis, the proteins below share one genomic window:
- a CDS encoding DEAD/DEAH box helicase, with the protein MSTDVSEQTKFTDFALSQPVLDSLETLGYETPTPIQAQTIPYLLEGRDLVGQAQTGTGKTAAFALPLLSKIDLELKSPQVLVLAPTRELAIQVAESFKGYGSQMQGLQVLPIYGGASFQGQLQPLKRGVHVVVGTPGRVMDHMRRGTLKLDQLRCLVLDEADEMLRMGFIDDVEWILEQTPDNHQTTLFSATMPDAIRRIAGNYLQSPEQITVKVKTRTADTIHQRFWLAKGHHKLDALTRILEVEETDGVIIFVRTKSITTELAEKLEARGFLAAPLNGDIPQRQRELTVGRLKAGHVNIVIATDVAARGLDVDRISHVINYDLPGDSEAYVHRIGRTGRAGRTGEAITFVSPRETRSLSGIERAIKHKLERMELPTIDVINESRTARFKDSITQAMGSPDFGMFSKLLGEYQAETNCSEIEIAAALACLHQGKRPLFLKETPKKESRKPRETFNRDQGPSERRFNKEKDRPRKRPHNDSPEEGMERFKVQVGHNHGVKPGNIVGAIANEANLDSQYIGRINIFDDFSTVDLPEGMPRNIFRALKNVWVAGQQLRISRWESPEAFAGKRKRFKGKQKHKQQKA; encoded by the coding sequence ATGTCAACTGATGTCTCTGAGCAGACAAAATTCACTGATTTTGCGCTTTCACAACCCGTTCTGGACTCGCTCGAAACACTGGGTTACGAGACTCCGACCCCGATCCAGGCGCAAACCATACCTTATCTTCTGGAAGGCCGCGACCTGGTGGGGCAGGCTCAGACCGGAACCGGCAAGACAGCCGCCTTCGCACTCCCCCTGCTCTCCAAAATCGATCTGGAACTCAAATCACCCCAGGTACTCGTGCTCGCACCGACCCGGGAACTGGCAATCCAGGTTGCTGAGTCTTTCAAAGGCTACGGCTCACAGATGCAGGGACTGCAGGTGCTCCCCATCTACGGAGGGGCCAGCTTCCAGGGACAGCTGCAACCGCTCAAACGGGGCGTGCATGTCGTCGTGGGAACCCCGGGTCGCGTGATGGACCATATGCGACGGGGCACATTGAAGCTGGACCAGCTCCGTTGCCTTGTCCTTGATGAAGCAGACGAAATGCTGCGGATGGGCTTCATTGACGATGTGGAATGGATCCTGGAACAGACACCTGATAACCATCAAACCACCCTTTTTTCAGCCACCATGCCCGATGCCATCCGCCGCATCGCTGGTAATTATCTACAGTCTCCCGAACAAATCACCGTCAAAGTCAAAACACGAACCGCGGACACAATCCATCAGCGGTTCTGGCTGGCAAAGGGACACCACAAACTGGATGCCCTGACCCGTATTCTGGAAGTCGAAGAAACAGACGGCGTCATTATCTTTGTACGCACCAAGAGCATCACCACCGAGTTGGCCGAGAAACTGGAAGCCCGCGGCTTCCTGGCGGCACCATTGAATGGTGATATTCCCCAGCGACAGCGCGAGCTCACCGTTGGCAGGCTCAAAGCCGGACACGTCAATATTGTCATCGCCACCGATGTCGCTGCCCGCGGACTCGACGTGGACCGGATCAGCCATGTAATCAACTACGATCTGCCGGGCGACTCCGAAGCCTACGTGCATCGCATCGGCCGCACCGGTCGTGCCGGCCGGACCGGCGAGGCAATTACGTTTGTCTCTCCACGGGAAACACGTTCCCTTTCCGGCATTGAACGGGCCATCAAACACAAGCTGGAGCGGATGGAACTCCCCACGATCGACGTGATCAATGAGAGTCGCACGGCGCGCTTTAAAGATTCCATTACCCAGGCGATGGGATCCCCGGACTTTGGCATGTTCAGCAAGCTGCTCGGCGAATATCAGGCAGAAACCAACTGCTCTGAAATCGAAATCGCCGCCGCCCTGGCCTGCCTGCATCAGGGCAAACGACCTTTGTTTCTCAAAGAGACCCCCAAAAAGGAATCCCGGAAACCACGGGAAACATTCAACCGCGATCAGGGACCGTCGGAACGTCGTTTCAACAAAGAGAAGGATCGGCCCCGCAAACGTCCGCACAACGATTCCCCCGAGGAAGGTATGGAACGGTTCAAAGTCCAGGTGGGGCACAATCATGGCGTCAAGCCAGGCAACATCGTCGGTGCCATCGCCAACGAGGCCAATCTGGACAGTCAGTATATCGGCCGCATCAACATCTTTGATGATTTCAGCACCGTCGATCTGCCGGAAGGCATGCCCCGCAATATCTTCCGGGCGCTGAAGAATGTCTGGGTTGCCGGTCAGCAGTTGCGGATCTCCCGCTGGGAGTCCCCTGAAGCATTCGCCGGAAAACGCAAACGCTTCAAGGGAAAACAGAAACACAAGCAGCAGAAAGCATAA
- the polA gene encoding DNA polymerase I — MKKTLYIIDTFSLVFQVFHAVPAMTGPAGQPTNAIFGITRDILNIIKTHAPDYLIFAMDSSGPGTRNEIYPEYKANRTEMPEDLTPQIPHIMDVVRGFQVPIIECPGWEADDVFATIAHQAREKGLETVIVTNDKDARQLINEAVRLYNIRKDKFMDAQAVEDDWGVRPDQVIDFQSLVGDSVDNIPGVPLVGPKKAQTLIEQFGTLEEVLANADKAKGPKLQQNLKEFADQARMSRELVTLNPNLDLDIDWEASRLTHPDRERLRQLFTDFGFRRFADEMKEDFTKHEEAEPQERIRETVDTEPAFEKFMALLKEQEEFCVDLETTGLKPAEAEIVGWAISWEKHSGYYIPVEGPPGQPALDPQLVLSQLKPLLEDPEVMITNQNIKYDMVVLMRAGVHLQGVSIDPMVASYLLNAGERGHSLDKLSERYLQHTMIPISELIGSGKQQKKMFEVEIDKVAEYAVEDAEIAWQLSRILKEELKQQNLWDLYWDLERPLIPILAEMEFTGIRVDIDELQQQSQGLEARLTTLIEEIHNLAGHEFNIASPLQLRTVLFEELNLPVIKKTKTGPSTDQSVLEKLAPLHELPARITEHRHLSKLKSTYLDALPGLVNPETGRIHASFNQVVAATGRLSSSDPNLQNIPIRTPEGRQIRKAFIPQDENWRLLCADYSQIELRVLAHLSQDDALSQAFREGADIHTAVASDIFRVAPEEVDSDMRRTAKAVNFGVIYGQSPFGLSEAIGIPQNEAAGFIDDYFDRYQGVREFLDQILEECARKRYVTTICGRKREIQGVRGGVQKQLNMPERTAINTVIQGSAADLIKQAMINVSQRLKEEQHPGRMLMQIHDELVFEVPENELISLGQIVQSEMESAMELEVPLIVDMSSGLNWLEQSKLEVD, encoded by the coding sequence ATGAAGAAAACACTTTACATCATTGATACGTTTTCTCTGGTATTTCAGGTTTTTCATGCTGTGCCGGCCATGACCGGTCCTGCCGGTCAACCCACCAATGCCATTTTTGGCATCACACGCGACATCCTCAACATCATCAAAACTCACGCGCCGGACTACCTGATCTTCGCCATGGACTCCAGCGGCCCGGGCACGCGGAATGAAATCTATCCCGAATACAAAGCCAACCGTACCGAGATGCCTGAAGATCTTACACCGCAAATCCCGCATATCATGGATGTGGTTCGGGGTTTTCAGGTCCCGATCATCGAATGCCCGGGGTGGGAAGCTGACGACGTTTTCGCCACCATTGCCCATCAGGCCCGGGAAAAAGGCCTCGAAACGGTGATCGTGACCAACGATAAAGACGCCCGTCAGCTGATCAACGAGGCGGTCCGGCTCTACAATATCCGCAAGGATAAATTCATGGATGCCCAGGCAGTCGAAGACGACTGGGGCGTGCGCCCGGATCAGGTCATCGACTTTCAGTCCCTGGTCGGCGACAGTGTGGATAATATCCCCGGCGTCCCCCTGGTGGGCCCCAAAAAGGCGCAAACCCTGATTGAGCAGTTTGGAACACTCGAAGAGGTCCTCGCGAATGCGGACAAAGCCAAAGGTCCCAAACTGCAGCAGAACCTGAAAGAATTCGCTGACCAGGCCCGCATGTCCCGCGAACTGGTGACCTTGAATCCGAACCTGGATCTCGATATCGACTGGGAAGCCTCCCGTCTCACCCATCCCGACCGGGAACGGCTGAGGCAACTCTTCACTGATTTCGGTTTCCGCCGTTTCGCGGACGAGATGAAAGAAGACTTCACGAAACACGAAGAAGCGGAGCCCCAGGAACGAATTCGGGAAACCGTCGACACCGAACCGGCCTTTGAAAAATTCATGGCCTTGCTCAAAGAACAGGAGGAGTTCTGTGTCGACCTGGAGACCACCGGCCTGAAACCGGCCGAAGCGGAGATCGTCGGCTGGGCCATCAGCTGGGAAAAGCACAGTGGTTATTACATTCCCGTGGAAGGTCCCCCGGGGCAGCCTGCCCTCGATCCCCAACTGGTGCTCAGCCAGCTCAAACCGCTGCTGGAAGACCCCGAAGTCATGATCACCAACCAGAATATCAAGTACGACATGGTCGTGCTGATGCGGGCCGGCGTCCATCTGCAGGGAGTCAGCATTGACCCGATGGTCGCCAGCTATCTGCTCAATGCCGGAGAACGGGGACACAGCCTGGATAAGCTCTCCGAACGCTATCTGCAGCACACCATGATTCCGATCTCGGAACTGATTGGCTCGGGAAAACAGCAGAAAAAGATGTTCGAGGTCGAAATCGACAAGGTGGCTGAGTATGCGGTCGAAGATGCCGAAATCGCCTGGCAGCTCTCACGCATCCTCAAAGAAGAGCTCAAACAGCAGAATCTGTGGGACCTCTACTGGGACCTGGAACGCCCACTGATTCCCATTCTGGCCGAGATGGAGTTCACGGGTATCCGCGTCGATATTGATGAACTCCAGCAGCAGAGCCAGGGGCTTGAAGCACGTCTGACCACACTGATCGAGGAAATCCACAACCTCGCGGGACACGAATTCAACATCGCCTCGCCCCTGCAATTGCGGACCGTGCTGTTTGAGGAACTGAATCTGCCGGTCATCAAGAAAACCAAAACCGGCCCCAGTACCGACCAGAGCGTTCTGGAAAAGCTGGCGCCGCTGCACGAACTGCCGGCCCGTATCACCGAGCATCGTCACCTGTCGAAACTTAAAAGTACTTACCTCGATGCCCTGCCCGGTCTGGTCAATCCGGAAACGGGACGGATTCATGCCAGCTTCAACCAGGTCGTCGCTGCGACAGGAAGACTCAGTTCCAGCGATCCCAATCTGCAGAACATTCCCATCCGCACTCCGGAAGGACGGCAGATCCGCAAGGCCTTCATTCCTCAGGACGAAAACTGGCGTCTGCTCTGTGCCGACTATTCCCAGATCGAACTCCGTGTGCTGGCCCATCTCAGCCAGGACGATGCGCTCAGCCAGGCGTTCCGTGAAGGCGCAGATATTCACACTGCCGTCGCATCAGACATCTTTCGCGTCGCTCCCGAGGAGGTCGACAGTGACATGCGGCGGACAGCGAAAGCGGTCAACTTCGGCGTCATTTATGGACAGAGCCCCTTCGGCCTCTCCGAAGCGATCGGCATTCCGCAGAATGAGGCCGCCGGTTTCATCGACGATTATTTCGATCGTTACCAGGGGGTCCGGGAATTCCTGGATCAGATCCTGGAAGAATGTGCCCGCAAGCGTTATGTCACGACCATCTGTGGCAGAAAGCGGGAAATCCAGGGTGTGCGGGGCGGTGTTCAGAAGCAGTTGAACATGCCCGAACGGACCGCCATCAATACGGTCATCCAGGGCTCTGCCGCGGACCTGATCAAACAGGCGATGATCAACGTCAGCCAGCGGCTCAAGGAGGAACAGCACCCCGGTCGGATGCTGATGCAGATCCATGACGAACTGGTCTTTGAAGTGCCTGAAAACGAGCTGATTTCCCTCGGCCAGATTGTCCAGTCCGAAATGGAGTCAGCCATGGAACTGGAGGTCCCCCTGATTGTCGATATGTCCTCCGGCTTGAACTGGCTCGAACAGTCGAAACTGGAGGTCGACTGA
- the coaE gene encoding dephospho-CoA kinase (Dephospho-CoA kinase (CoaE) performs the final step in coenzyme A biosynthesis.) — MSCHTFIPTIALIGGIGSGKSAVARTVNSFRPVTVIDADQIGHEVLDFPEVQQKIRAQFGTVVFNEQGKIIRKELARIVFGESKQHQESLKSLEKIVHPEIHRRLEQEIQAARSQGHVDAILIDAAVILEAGWQELCDHIVFIECPFEQRLQRVTRNRGWSTAELTRRENHQLPLSEKRKLATTVVHNDQDLQSAGRQLSRFIDLILQPEKETNN; from the coding sequence GTGTCTTGTCATACATTCATCCCCACGATTGCTCTGATTGGAGGAATCGGATCAGGTAAAAGTGCAGTAGCCAGAACAGTAAATTCATTTCGACCGGTCACAGTCATCGATGCCGATCAGATCGGGCACGAAGTACTTGATTTCCCCGAAGTTCAGCAAAAAATACGAGCACAGTTTGGAACTGTGGTGTTCAATGAACAGGGAAAGATCATCCGTAAAGAGCTCGCCAGAATCGTTTTTGGAGAATCAAAACAACATCAGGAATCATTAAAATCACTTGAAAAGATAGTCCATCCCGAGATTCATCGCAGATTGGAACAGGAAATACAGGCAGCCCGGTCACAGGGACATGTGGATGCCATCCTGATTGACGCTGCCGTGATTCTGGAAGCGGGATGGCAAGAGTTGTGTGACCACATCGTATTTATTGAATGTCCCTTTGAGCAACGTCTACAGAGAGTGACGCGGAATCGAGGGTGGTCAACAGCGGAATTAACCAGACGTGAGAATCACCAGTTGCCTCTCTCAGAAAAACGAAAACTGGCAACAACCGTGGTTCACAATGATCAGGATCTGCAATCAGCAGGCCGTCAATTATCCAGATTCATTGATTTAATACTGCAACCAGAAAAAGAGACAAATAACTGA
- the rho gene encoding transcription termination factor Rho — MAKSIKLQTSENDGLVASKNIDELDSNDKTEKSPARDQRAAAISKAADERYEKIKQSEIHIADLQRLTMKELMQLAKEENLTEYTGLKKQDLIFKILKERTKVNGLMFGEGTLEILPDGFGFLRSPDYHYLPCPDDIYVSPSQIRRFGLRTGAIVAGQIRPPKENERYFALLRVEAVNGCDPEILTTKVFFDDLTPLHPKERLRLSSPAGNLSTRIVDLVAPVGMGQRGLIVSPPRAGKTVMLQEMAKCVLASHPNAYVFILLIDERPEEVTDMERQVGGDRCEVVSSTFDEPPSRHIQVSEMVIEKAKRMVEYGEDVVIFLDSITRLARAWNTEVPHSGKILSGGVDANALQHPKRFFGAARNVEEGGSLTIVATALVDTGSRMDEVIFEEFKGTGNTELHLDRRMVEKRIWPAIDVNKSGTRREELLMDEEELRRVWILRRVLNDMNPVDAMELLTNRMRRTKTNEEFLLSMNLG; from the coding sequence ATGGCCAAATCCATAAAACTTCAGACATCTGAAAATGACGGGCTTGTGGCTTCAAAAAATATAGACGAGTTAGACTCGAACGATAAAACTGAAAAATCTCCGGCGCGCGATCAGCGTGCTGCTGCCATCTCCAAAGCGGCCGATGAGCGGTATGAAAAGATTAAACAGAGCGAAATTCACATCGCGGATCTGCAGCGGCTGACCATGAAAGAACTCATGCAGCTCGCTAAGGAAGAAAACCTCACTGAATATACCGGTCTGAAAAAACAGGATCTGATCTTCAAGATTCTGAAAGAACGTACCAAAGTCAATGGCTTGATGTTCGGTGAAGGAACGCTTGAAATCCTGCCGGACGGCTTCGGCTTTCTCCGCAGCCCCGACTATCATTACCTGCCCTGCCCGGATGATATCTATGTCTCTCCCAGCCAGATCCGTCGATTTGGTTTGAGAACCGGTGCGATCGTGGCAGGACAGATCCGGCCTCCCAAAGAAAACGAACGTTACTTCGCCCTGCTGCGGGTCGAAGCGGTCAACGGTTGCGATCCGGAAATCCTGACAACCAAGGTCTTCTTCGATGACCTGACCCCGCTGCACCCGAAAGAACGCCTTCGACTCTCTTCCCCTGCCGGCAACCTGAGCACGCGCATTGTCGACCTGGTCGCCCCCGTGGGGATGGGACAGCGTGGCCTGATCGTCTCGCCTCCTCGAGCCGGTAAGACTGTCATGCTGCAGGAAATGGCCAAGTGCGTTCTCGCCAGCCATCCCAATGCGTATGTCTTCATCCTGCTGATCGACGAGCGGCCGGAAGAGGTCACCGACATGGAACGCCAGGTAGGAGGCGACCGCTGTGAAGTCGTCTCCAGTACCTTTGATGAACCCCCCAGCCGCCACATTCAGGTTTCGGAAATGGTCATCGAAAAGGCCAAACGCATGGTTGAGTATGGCGAAGATGTGGTCATCTTCCTGGATTCGATCACCCGTCTGGCTCGTGCCTGGAATACCGAAGTCCCTCACTCCGGTAAAATCCTTTCCGGTGGTGTGGACGCCAACGCCCTCCAACACCCCAAACGGTTCTTCGGTGCCGCCCGGAATGTGGAAGAAGGGGGCAGCCTGACAATCGTTGCAACCGCACTGGTCGATACCGGCAGCCGCATGGATGAAGTGATCTTCGAAGAATTCAAGGGGACCGGTAACACCGAACTGCACCTCGACCGTAGAATGGTCGAAAAGCGAATCTGGCCGGCGATTGATGTCAATAAATCAGGTACCCGCCGCGAAGAATTGCTGATGGACGAAGAGGAACTCCGTCGTGTCTGGATCCTCAGACGGGTTCTTAACGATATGAATCCGGTTGATGCCATGGAACTGTTGACCAACCGGATGCGACGTACTAAAACGAACGAAGAATTTTTGCTGAGTATGAACCTGGGATAG
- the ribH gene encoding 6,7-dimethyl-8-ribityllumazine synthase — protein sequence MNHKLIEGDLLARDASYAIVVSRWNELITRRLLEGAMETFRRHGGSEEKITVYWVPGSFELPLIADKLAKSGRFQAVCCLGAVIQGSTMHHDYINHQVAAGIMRSSQESGIPVLFGVLTCETMEQAMDRAGGKVGNKGSEAALAAIEMVNLLHSIDQDQANA from the coding sequence ATGAACCACAAACTGATTGAAGGCGATTTACTGGCCCGCGATGCGAGCTATGCCATTGTTGTTTCCCGCTGGAATGAACTGATTACCCGTCGCCTGCTGGAAGGGGCGATGGAAACATTCCGTCGGCACGGTGGTTCAGAAGAGAAGATTACCGTGTACTGGGTGCCGGGATCATTTGAGCTGCCTCTCATTGCAGATAAGCTGGCTAAAAGCGGTCGTTTCCAGGCCGTCTGCTGCCTGGGCGCCGTGATTCAGGGCAGTACGATGCACCACGATTACATCAATCACCAGGTCGCAGCAGGAATCATGCGCAGCAGCCAGGAGAGCGGGATTCCCGTTCTGTTTGGCGTCTTAACCTGTGAAACAATGGAACAGGCCATGGACCGGGCCGGTGGAAAAGTCGGTAACAAAGGGAGTGAAGCCGCCCTGGCCGCGATTGAAATGGTCAATCTGTTACACTCGATTGACCAGGATCAGGCAAACGCCTGA
- the nusB gene encoding transcription antitermination factor NusB encodes MSLRKQARQLVVQMLYQIDLNPDITGGEVRRMIDEHGRNKTVRAFAWELFSGVMEYKQQIDAEIVRVAENWSLKRMAVTDRNILRLGGYELLHTDTPSAVIIDEAVELAREFGSAQSSQFVNGILDKFVPKPGEQPPPPANPEPPEEEDPPLKPGSPWAT; translated from the coding sequence ATGTCTCTTCGAAAACAGGCACGCCAGCTGGTCGTGCAAATGCTCTATCAGATCGACCTCAACCCGGACATCACTGGCGGGGAGGTTCGCCGTATGATCGATGAGCATGGCCGCAATAAAACCGTCCGGGCTTTCGCCTGGGAACTGTTTTCCGGGGTCATGGAATACAAACAGCAGATCGATGCGGAAATCGTGCGCGTCGCGGAAAACTGGTCCCTGAAGCGGATGGCTGTCACCGATCGCAATATTCTGCGACTGGGTGGCTACGAACTGCTGCACACAGACACCCCCTCTGCGGTCATTATTGACGAAGCCGTTGAACTGGCACGCGAATTCGGAAGCGCGCAATCGTCACAGTTTGTAAACGGAATCCTGGATAAGTTCGTCCCCAAACCGGGCGAGCAACCGCCGCCCCCCGCTAATCCTGAGCCCCCAGAGGAGGAAGATCCTCCCCTGAAACCGGGCAGCCCCTGGGCTACTTAA
- a CDS encoding SDR family oxidoreductase, with protein MGYHLITGATGLLGRYLIRDLSMAGVPLAVLVRPTRRMTVDQRIDMIMGFWDDQLGRELPRPVVLEGNINEENLGLSEEDLKWATENVDRMIHSAASLSFYSTSHESEPWRSNVGGVKNVLGFCKTANIKKFDHVSTAYVCGLRTGRIMESDVDVGQESGNDYERSKLEAELLVRGSDQFDSLTVFRPAIIIGDSKTGFTNTFHGFYAALQLGHTLMQMQERDETGLLFARSRFTLNGDESKNLIPVDWVSAVMAYIITHPKHHGKTYHLTPLHPVQSRLVHDVLSTTCQFYGSEFAGAGVELTDPTEGERLFYDHIRVYNSYWRDDPVFDSSNTQAAAPHLTCPHVDRDLLIHLSQVAIDMNFSWNDRTPHRFGVK; from the coding sequence ATGGGATACCATCTGATCACAGGAGCCACCGGGTTACTGGGAAGATACTTAATTCGAGACTTGTCCATGGCGGGAGTACCGCTGGCGGTACTTGTGCGTCCTACTCGACGGATGACAGTCGACCAGCGGATCGACATGATCATGGGCTTCTGGGATGATCAGTTAGGCCGGGAACTGCCGCGACCGGTTGTTCTGGAAGGGAACATCAACGAAGAGAATCTGGGGTTGAGCGAAGAGGATCTGAAGTGGGCTACGGAAAACGTGGACCGCATGATCCATTCTGCCGCCAGTCTGTCGTTTTACAGTACCAGCCACGAGAGTGAGCCCTGGCGCTCCAATGTGGGTGGAGTGAAAAATGTGCTGGGGTTCTGTAAAACCGCGAATATCAAAAAATTCGATCACGTTTCCACTGCGTATGTCTGTGGCCTGCGAACCGGTCGGATCATGGAATCCGATGTCGATGTGGGGCAGGAATCGGGCAACGATTACGAACGGAGCAAGCTGGAAGCGGAACTGCTGGTGCGCGGTTCAGATCAGTTTGATTCCCTGACTGTCTTCCGTCCGGCGATCATTATCGGTGATTCCAAAACCGGATTCACAAATACGTTCCATGGCTTTTACGCAGCGTTACAGCTGGGACACACTCTGATGCAGATGCAGGAACGGGATGAAACCGGTCTGCTGTTTGCCCGTTCCCGCTTTACGCTGAACGGAGACGAATCCAAGAACCTGATTCCGGTCGACTGGGTCTCCGCTGTGATGGCTTACATTATCACGCATCCCAAACACCATGGCAAAACCTACCATTTAACGCCACTGCATCCTGTACAGTCCCGACTGGTGCACGATGTCTTGTCGACGACCTGTCAATTCTACGGGTCCGAATTTGCCGGAGCCGGTGTGGAACTGACTGACCCCACCGAAGGGGAGCGGCTGTTCTACGATCACATCCGGGTTTACAATTCCTACTGGCGTGACGACCCCGTGTTTGACAGCTCTAACACGCAGGCAGCGGCACCGCATCTGACTTGCCCGCATGTTGACCGGGATTTACTGATACACCTGTCCCAGGTGGCAATCGATATGAATTTCAGCTGGAACGATCGCACGCCCCACCGGTTCGGCGTTAAGTAG
- a CDS encoding efflux RND transporter permease subunit, whose translation MMISSFYQKYSRYLIWGVFCTLPILAFLAELLPSNNDIETWLPKDSDVRIVYDRFKTEFGAEEVILVAVEQGLDQPALIEATASRIETLPTVRECWTPDRLKSILNEFQVEKEEVNRRLDGLLMNQEHQVAGILVLLSDQGIKDRAGTVAGIREKLEYNQLTGQEVKLAGAPVVIAELDRLGSQKSNKKFFIITLLISLGLLYHSFREWKKTLATLGLTVWAINLTTALIYLGGGEMNFILGALSVMVMVFTLAISIHVHHYVASCIDEPDPLASALKIAWKPCFLATLTTTIGLYSLTISEIGPVTQFGYAASLGTFVSLLTGLGLTPAVLTLWPIDPQTVHGGESRWNFQKCANWLIDHSGRVSLATIVLVMITGVGLFNLKTKIDPLDFLPAKGRVIQDVRAVQENLTELDSIEAIVDFGDEELPFIKKIDRVRELEKLIQKHPAVRHTMSLASFFPNQFPESPFETARLLSHAQSTHGDNDFTSDGERLWRISARISSDADLPQDQIYDELAEMINDPHVVLTGVAPLLRRAQNQIFTGFWESFSMAFVIITAVMIVSLRSIKAGLVAMVPNLTPICIVFGILGWYQIPIDIGIMMTASIALGIAVDGTFHFLVRYQAQYRLTRNSAQASRDSLLMTGEPIFTAAVITGAGMLALTLSNFVPTARFGYMMTSLLVAALVGDLILLPCLLALRPESADQPDGSDHKDSDSSVDESRPRSPHFLKQSQQGTKDQSGKAVA comes from the coding sequence ATGATGATCTCATCTTTTTATCAAAAATATAGTAGGTACCTGATCTGGGGCGTGTTCTGCACGCTGCCGATTCTGGCCTTTCTTGCAGAACTCCTGCCTTCGAATAACGATATTGAAACCTGGCTGCCCAAGGATTCGGACGTTCGCATTGTTTATGACCGGTTCAAAACCGAGTTTGGTGCAGAAGAAGTCATTCTGGTAGCGGTCGAGCAGGGTCTGGACCAGCCGGCTCTAATCGAAGCCACCGCGAGTCGCATTGAAACATTGCCGACCGTCAGAGAATGCTGGACGCCTGATCGACTGAAAAGCATTCTCAACGAATTTCAGGTAGAAAAAGAGGAAGTCAATCGCCGTCTGGACGGTCTGCTGATGAATCAGGAGCACCAGGTCGCGGGGATCCTGGTTCTGCTGTCCGATCAGGGGATCAAAGACCGGGCGGGCACGGTTGCCGGGATTCGTGAAAAACTCGAGTATAACCAGCTGACCGGACAGGAAGTCAAACTGGCCGGGGCTCCCGTGGTGATTGCCGAACTGGATCGCCTGGGGAGTCAGAAAAGCAATAAAAAGTTTTTCATCATCACGCTGCTGATCAGCCTGGGGCTGCTGTATCATTCATTCCGGGAATGGAAAAAAACACTGGCCACCCTGGGCCTGACGGTCTGGGCCATCAATCTGACCACTGCCCTGATTTACCTGGGCGGCGGGGAAATGAATTTCATCCTGGGTGCTCTGTCGGTCATGGTGATGGTGTTTACGCTGGCGATCTCGATTCACGTGCATCACTATGTCGCCAGTTGTATCGATGAACCCGATCCGCTGGCCTCCGCTTTAAAGATCGCCTGGAAGCCCTGCTTCCTCGCCACGCTGACGACGACCATCGGGCTCTATTCACTGACGATCAGCGAAATTGGTCCAGTCACGCAGTTTGGCTATGCAGCTTCGTTGGGGACTTTTGTGTCGCTGCTGACTGGCTTGGGGCTCACACCGGCTGTGCTGACTCTCTGGCCCATTGACCCTCAAACAGTCCATGGGGGAGAATCCCGCTGGAATTTCCAGAAATGTGCCAACTGGTTAATTGATCATTCCGGTCGCGTCTCACTGGCAACCATCGTGCTGGTGATGATCACGGGAGTGGGACTGTTCAATCTGAAGACCAAGATCGATCCGCTGGATTTTCTGCCGGCAAAAGGTCGAGTGATTCAGGACGTACGTGCGGTACAGGAGAATCTGACGGAGCTGGATTCGATCGAAGCGATTGTCGATTTCGGTGATGAAGAGCTGCCTTTCATCAAGAAAATCGATCGGGTCCGCGAGCTGGAAAAACTGATCCAGAAGCATCCGGCCGTCAGGCATACGATGTCTCTGGCCAGTTTCTTTCCCAACCAGTTTCCGGAAAGCCCGTTTGAAACCGCGCGGTTACTGTCGCATGCTCAGTCGACGCATGGGGACAATGATTTTACTTCCGATGGCGAACGGCTGTGGCGGATTTCCGCTCGCATCAGCAGTGACGCCGATCTGCCTCAGGATCAGATCTACGACGAGTTGGCTGAGATGATCAACGACCCGCATGTGGTTCTGACAGGCGTTGCTCCCCTGTTAAGACGGGCACAAAATCAGATTTTCACCGGCTTCTGGGAAAGTTTTTCGATGGCGTTTGTGATCATTACCGCCGTGATGATTGTCTCACTGCGATCGATCAAGGCCGGTCTGGTAGCGATGGTGCCCAACCTGACGCCGATCTGCATCGTATTCGGCATACTGGGCTGGTACCAGATTCCGATCGACATCGGAATCATGATGACCGCCAGTATTGCGTTGGGAATCGCGGTCGACGGAACCTTCCACTTCCTGGTGCGATATCAGGCACAGTACCGTCTCACCCGTAATTCCGCTCAGGCGTCCCGGGATTCATTGCTGATGACCGGCGAGCCGATCTTTACCGCCGCGGTGATTACCGGGGCCGGCATGCTGGCGTTAACTCTCAGCAACTTTGTGCCGACCGCCCGCTTTGGCTATATGATGACTTCACTCCTGGTTGCAGCACTGGTCGGAGACCTGATTCTGCTGCCTTGTCTGCTCGCTCTGCGGCCTGAGTCTGCCGATCAGCCGGATGGATCTGATCACAAAGACAGTGACAGTTCCGTCGACGAGTCTCGACCGCGGAGTCCTCATTTTCTCAAGCAGTCGCAGCAGGGGACGAAAGATCAGTCAGGGAAAGCAGTTGCATAG